A single genomic interval of Saccharospirillum mangrovi harbors:
- a CDS encoding ABC transporter substrate-binding protein has product MNKKLTIGAIVVAVVIVLAVVFVQQSRPQEVKIGFLGGFTGPIESLAPPIFSGAELAVAQVNAQGGILDGETLLIPSADTSCADASVAVSGADRLVNTEGVTAIVGALCSGATIAAANQVAVPANVVMISPASTSPALTTLADNDLVYRTPPSDAYQGEVLAQLLISKGIEDAAVTYVNNDYGKGLADAFAAAFEARGGDVTANLAHEDGKADYRAEIGSLTGSGSENLVVLAYADGSGQTILRQAYESGAFSTYIGADGMVGDALVAAVGADVLAGMIATRPGTPELPGADLFAAQAEEAGFDPNAVFAGQAYDAAFMLALAIEKNGSNSRDGLSAALRDIASAPGEVILPGEWEKAKRLIAAGTDINYEGATGSHEFDANGDVPGVIVEMTVRGGRFVEVGRAGN; this is encoded by the coding sequence ATGAATAAAAAACTTACCATTGGCGCCATCGTGGTCGCCGTTGTGATTGTGCTGGCCGTCGTTTTCGTCCAGCAATCACGTCCTCAAGAAGTCAAAATTGGCTTCCTCGGTGGTTTCACCGGTCCGATTGAAAGCCTGGCTCCGCCGATCTTCTCTGGCGCTGAACTGGCTGTTGCTCAAGTGAACGCCCAAGGCGGCATCCTCGACGGCGAAACGCTGTTGATCCCGAGTGCCGACACTTCCTGTGCCGACGCATCCGTCGCTGTAAGCGGTGCTGACCGTCTGGTGAACACCGAAGGCGTTACCGCCATCGTGGGTGCTTTGTGCTCTGGCGCTACCATTGCTGCGGCCAATCAGGTTGCCGTACCGGCTAACGTGGTGATGATTTCTCCGGCTTCTACTTCCCCGGCGCTGACCACCCTGGCTGATAACGACTTGGTTTACCGCACGCCGCCGTCAGACGCCTACCAAGGTGAAGTGCTGGCGCAATTGCTGATCAGCAAAGGCATCGAAGACGCCGCGGTCACCTACGTGAACAACGACTACGGCAAAGGCCTGGCCGATGCATTCGCCGCTGCCTTTGAAGCCCGTGGTGGTGACGTGACTGCCAACCTGGCGCACGAAGACGGCAAAGCCGACTACCGCGCTGAAATCGGTTCTCTGACTGGCAGCGGTTCTGAAAACCTGGTCGTACTGGCGTATGCCGACGGTTCAGGCCAGACCATTCTGCGTCAAGCCTATGAAAGCGGTGCTTTCTCTACCTACATCGGTGCCGATGGCATGGTGGGTGACGCCCTGGTTGCCGCCGTTGGCGCCGACGTACTGGCAGGCATGATCGCCACTCGTCCGGGTACACCGGAACTGCCGGGTGCCGACCTGTTCGCTGCCCAGGCTGAAGAAGCTGGTTTCGACCCGAACGCTGTGTTCGCCGGCCAAGCCTACGACGCTGCCTTCATGCTGGCCCTGGCCATCGAGAAGAACGGCAGCAACAGCCGCGACGGCCTGAGCGCTGCACTGCGTGACATTGCGTCCGCTCCGGGTGAAGTGATCCTGCCGGGCGAATGGGAAAAAGCGAAGCGTCTGATCGCCGCCGGCACCGACATCAACTACGAAGGTGCCACTGGCTCCCACGAGTTCGATGCCAACGGTGACGTACCGGGCGTGATTGTAGAAATGACCGTCCGTGGCGGCCGTTTCGTAGAAGTGGGCCGCGCC
- the pta gene encoding phosphate acetyltransferase, translated as MQHSFFVTATGTGTGLTSVCLGLVRALEQRGVKVAFCKPIAQTQNRDAGPERSTHLIKATLGLEPAQPLSLGYAQQQLAQNRTDALMEEVIQVFQQSAGDADVVIVEGLVPVADESYIGKLNVNLARALDADVILVGARNDDDWSTLAERIRMTASLFGGTDNERVLGCILNKVGAPSEDSQQVLAGEDPPAQASVPDVRVTARSLNVFNERFHCLGTIQWDPLLVAPRALDVQRHLNAKLLYEGQLAERRVQTITVCARTMRNMLHTLRAGTLVVTPGDREDILLASCMAALNGVPLAGLVFTGGITPDAAVLDLCQAAFNTGLPVMQVPSNTFTTAQRLNALNTEVPTDDVARMEAVMNAVAADIDSDWLMKRASLEMEKRLSPPAFRHRLVQQARAANKRIVLPEGEEPRTIQAAVMCHRKGMARCVLLGRPDEVQRVAASQNLTLPDDLEIIDPETVRDQYIGPMVELRKHKGLTEPMAEAQLEDTVVLATMMLAQDEVDGLVSGAVHTTANTIRPALQLIKTKPDAALVSSVFFMLLPDQAVVYGDCAVNPDPNASELADIAIQSGDSARAFGIEPRIAMISYSTGESGAGSDVEKVREATKIAQQKRPDLLIDGPLQYDAASTPSVAKGKAPNSPVAGRANVFVFPDLNTGNTTYKAVQRSANVVSIGPMLQGLRKPVNDLSRGAGVEDILYTIALTAIQAAQNPQ; from the coding sequence ATGCAGCACAGTTTTTTTGTTACCGCCACCGGCACCGGCACGGGTTTGACGTCGGTCTGTCTGGGCCTGGTTCGGGCGTTGGAACAGCGCGGCGTCAAAGTCGCGTTTTGCAAACCCATCGCCCAGACCCAAAACCGCGACGCCGGGCCGGAACGCTCGACGCATCTGATTAAAGCCACACTTGGACTGGAACCGGCGCAGCCATTATCGCTCGGTTACGCCCAACAACAGTTGGCGCAAAACCGCACCGATGCGTTGATGGAAGAAGTCATACAAGTGTTCCAGCAATCGGCTGGCGATGCCGACGTGGTGATTGTTGAAGGCCTGGTGCCGGTGGCCGACGAAAGCTACATCGGCAAACTGAATGTGAATCTGGCGCGCGCGCTGGACGCCGATGTGATTCTGGTCGGCGCGCGCAACGACGACGACTGGAGCACGCTGGCCGAACGCATCCGCATGACCGCCAGCCTGTTCGGCGGCACCGACAACGAACGTGTGCTCGGCTGCATTCTCAACAAAGTCGGCGCGCCGAGTGAAGACAGCCAACAGGTGCTGGCCGGTGAAGACCCGCCCGCCCAGGCCAGCGTGCCGGATGTGCGCGTGACCGCCCGTTCGCTGAATGTGTTCAACGAGCGGTTTCATTGCCTGGGCACCATTCAGTGGGACCCGTTGCTGGTCGCGCCGCGCGCGCTGGACGTGCAACGCCACCTCAACGCCAAGCTTTTGTACGAAGGCCAATTGGCCGAGCGCCGGGTGCAAACCATCACCGTCTGTGCGCGCACCATGCGCAATATGCTGCATACGCTGCGCGCCGGCACGCTAGTGGTCACACCGGGCGACCGTGAAGACATTCTGCTTGCCAGTTGCATGGCCGCATTGAACGGCGTGCCGCTGGCCGGCCTGGTGTTTACCGGCGGCATCACGCCTGATGCAGCGGTTCTGGATTTGTGTCAGGCGGCGTTTAACACCGGCCTGCCGGTGATGCAGGTGCCGTCCAACACCTTCACCACCGCGCAACGTCTGAACGCTCTGAACACCGAAGTGCCGACCGACGACGTTGCCCGCATGGAAGCGGTAATGAATGCCGTGGCGGCCGACATCGACAGCGACTGGCTGATGAAACGGGCCAGCCTGGAAATGGAAAAACGCCTGTCGCCACCGGCGTTCCGACACCGTTTGGTGCAGCAGGCCCGCGCCGCCAACAAGCGTATTGTGCTGCCCGAAGGCGAAGAGCCGCGCACCATTCAGGCGGCGGTGATGTGCCACCGCAAAGGCATGGCGCGTTGCGTATTGCTGGGCCGGCCGGACGAAGTGCAGCGCGTCGCTGCCAGCCAGAACCTGACACTGCCGGACGATCTGGAAATCATCGATCCGGAAACGGTGCGCGACCAATACATCGGCCCCATGGTCGAGTTGCGCAAACACAAAGGTCTGACCGAGCCGATGGCCGAAGCGCAACTGGAAGACACCGTGGTGCTGGCAACGATGATGCTGGCGCAGGATGAAGTCGATGGCCTGGTGTCTGGCGCGGTGCACACCACCGCCAACACCATTCGCCCGGCGTTGCAGTTGATTAAAACCAAACCGGACGCGGCGCTGGTGTCGTCGGTGTTCTTTATGCTGCTGCCCGATCAGGCGGTGGTGTACGGCGACTGCGCGGTGAACCCCGATCCAAACGCCAGCGAGCTGGCCGACATCGCCATTCAGTCGGGCGATTCCGCGCGCGCCTTCGGCATCGAACCGCGCATCGCCATGATCAGTTATTCCACCGGCGAATCCGGTGCTGGCAGCGACGTCGAAAAAGTGCGCGAGGCGACCAAAATCGCCCAGCAAAAACGCCCGGACTTGTTGATCGATGGCCCGCTGCAATACGACGCCGCCAGCACGCCGAGCGTCGCCAAAGGCAAGGCACCGAACAGCCCGGTGGCCGGGCGCGCCAATGTGTTTGTGTTCCCCGACCTGAACACCGGCAACACCACGTACAAGGCCGTGCAACGCAGCGCGAACGTGGTCAGCATCGGGCCGATGTTGCAGGGTTTGCGCAAGCCGGTGAACGATTTGTCGCGTGGCGCGGGCGTCGAAGACATTCTGTACACCATCGCGCTGACGGCGATTCAGGCGGCACAGAACCCGCAATAA
- a CDS encoding methyl-accepting chemotaxis protein, translating to MKSLSIRARLMGSVALTVLVLVAINGAFNYLQARNNLSETVDDRIHRSGTAASRFVANWLVAKQAVLDGAADALETGGAILPVVAQGARSGDFLYMYLGTAAGRMLIQPETALPDDYDPRTRPWYSQAQARGGHILTPPYVDASSGDLVMSFARPAANGVLAADVALTEIVNEVLGVQLWESGYAAVIDGNGTFIVHPDETLLDTPLTELIGNTSLGESPKAITLNGEAWLGASYPIAGTQWRMALLAPRNEAFAELFNLARSNTVVSALTIIVVTLVCGVVISLLLKPLSQVNTAMSDIAQGEADLTRRLDVVRADEVGRLSQSFNHFIESIHDLVANSLDSAQQLAKMSESARDRAQANNEAIQLQQSEISQVAAAINEMSSTAAEVASNAADTATAAQQANEEGKKGSVGAGENRQRMGRLTEQIDTATGVIGQLNAQAQQINTILSTIQDIAEQTNLLALNAAIEAARAGDQGRGFAVVADEVRALSKRTHDATGEIQTMIEALQDQTQQAVDLMGTSKELTAATAESAQGVTASLDIVASSITDITQRAQTIAEASREQNTATEEISRIATAIQDASDRLASNVRQATSQSDQLHQLSDTIRQHLSRFRT from the coding sequence ATGAAATCCCTGAGTATTCGGGCGCGGTTGATGGGCAGCGTGGCACTGACGGTGCTGGTGCTGGTCGCCATCAACGGCGCCTTTAATTATTTGCAGGCACGCAACAATTTGAGTGAAACGGTGGATGACCGCATTCACCGCTCCGGCACCGCCGCCAGCCGATTCGTTGCCAACTGGCTGGTCGCCAAACAGGCCGTACTCGATGGCGCCGCCGATGCGCTGGAAACCGGCGGCGCTATTTTGCCGGTGGTGGCGCAGGGCGCCCGCTCGGGCGACTTCCTTTATATGTATCTCGGCACCGCTGCCGGGCGCATGTTGATCCAACCCGAAACCGCCCTGCCCGACGATTACGACCCCCGCACCCGTCCCTGGTACAGCCAGGCGCAGGCACGCGGCGGCCACATTCTGACGCCGCCTTATGTCGATGCCTCCAGTGGCGATCTGGTGATGAGCTTTGCCCGCCCGGCCGCCAACGGCGTACTGGCGGCCGATGTGGCGCTGACTGAAATCGTTAACGAAGTGCTCGGCGTGCAATTGTGGGAGTCGGGCTATGCGGCGGTGATCGACGGCAACGGCACGTTCATCGTGCATCCGGACGAAACCCTGCTGGATACCCCGCTGACCGAGTTGATTGGCAACACCAGCCTCGGTGAATCGCCCAAGGCGATAACGCTCAATGGCGAAGCCTGGCTCGGCGCCAGCTACCCGATTGCCGGCACCCAATGGCGCATGGCGTTGCTGGCACCGCGCAACGAAGCCTTTGCCGAACTGTTCAACCTGGCGCGCAGCAATACTGTGGTGTCGGCCTTGACCATCATCGTGGTGACGCTGGTGTGCGGCGTGGTGATTTCGCTGTTGCTGAAACCGCTCAGCCAGGTCAACACCGCCATGTCGGACATTGCTCAGGGCGAGGCCGATCTGACCCGTCGGCTGGATGTGGTGCGCGCCGATGAAGTTGGCCGGCTGAGCCAGTCGTTCAATCACTTCATCGAATCGATTCACGATCTGGTGGCGAACAGTCTCGATTCGGCCCAGCAACTGGCGAAGATGTCGGAATCAGCGCGCGACCGCGCTCAGGCCAACAACGAAGCGATTCAGTTGCAGCAATCGGAAATCAGCCAGGTTGCAGCGGCCATTAACGAGATGTCGTCCACCGCTGCCGAAGTGGCCAGCAACGCCGCCGACACCGCCACGGCCGCCCAACAGGCCAACGAAGAAGGCAAGAAAGGCTCGGTTGGCGCCGGCGAAAACCGCCAGCGCATGGGCCGGCTGACCGAGCAGATCGACACCGCTACTGGCGTTATTGGTCAGCTCAATGCTCAGGCACAGCAAATCAACACCATTCTTTCGACCATTCAGGACATCGCCGAACAGACCAACTTACTGGCGCTGAACGCAGCCATCGAAGCGGCGCGTGCCGGCGATCAGGGCCGGGGTTTTGCTGTGGTGGCCGACGAAGTGCGGGCGCTGTCAAAACGCACCCACGACGCCACCGGCGAAATTCAGACGATGATCGAAGCGTTGCAGGACCAAACCCAGCAAGCGGTCGATCTGATGGGCACCAGCAAAGAACTGACCGCCGCCACGGCCGAAAGTGCGCAAGGCGTGACCGCCAGCCTGGACATCGTAGCCAGCTCGATCACCGACATTACCCAACGCGCTCAGACCATCGCCGAGGCATCGCGTGAGCAGAACACCGCCACTGAGGAAATCAGCCGCATTGCCACCGCCATTCAGGATGCGTCCGACCGGCTCGCCAGCAACGTGCGCCAGGCCACCAGTCAGTCGGATCAATTGCATCAGTTGAGCGACACCATTCGCCAGCATCTGTCGCGGTTCCGCACTTAA
- a CDS encoding acetate/propionate family kinase, with the protein MKFSLFGGHLFSDELLSGLAERLGTPEAVLTWQASAGKQRESLDGGDHSAALSAIAKRLEADYGAPFAIGHRVVHGGEAFTESVLIDAGVIAGIEACASLAPLHNPPALLGIRALQSLYPQVPQVAVFDTAFHQTLAPEAFLYAVPKDWYTNLGVRRYGFHGTSHRYVAGEAVQRLALDPNDHGVISAHLGNGCSATAVKNGRAVDTTMGLTPLEGLVMGTRSGDVDPGLHAYLADRLGWSLAQINDALNRQSGLLGLSGLSNDMRTLIEAADAGNADAELAIDVFCFRLARKIGGLAMSLSRLDALVFTGGIGENAAPIRSRVLAHLGVLGFECDEAANLKPGEHVRITRADSTAALVIPTREEFMIAQDTQRLTQR; encoded by the coding sequence GTGAAGTTTTCGCTGTTCGGTGGACACCTGTTCAGCGACGAACTGTTAAGCGGACTGGCCGAACGTCTGGGCACGCCGGAGGCGGTTTTAACATGGCAAGCGTCGGCTGGAAAGCAGCGCGAATCACTCGACGGTGGCGACCATTCAGCGGCGTTGTCGGCCATCGCCAAACGGCTGGAAGCCGACTACGGCGCGCCTTTTGCCATCGGCCACCGGGTGGTGCACGGCGGCGAAGCGTTTACTGAATCGGTGCTGATCGACGCTGGCGTAATTGCCGGTATAGAGGCCTGCGCCAGCCTGGCGCCGCTGCACAATCCGCCCGCCTTGTTGGGCATTCGGGCTTTACAATCGCTTTACCCCCAAGTGCCGCAAGTGGCGGTGTTCGACACCGCTTTTCACCAGACGTTGGCGCCCGAAGCCTTCCTCTATGCGGTGCCGAAAGACTGGTACACAAACCTCGGTGTGCGCCGCTACGGCTTTCATGGCACCAGCCATCGTTATGTGGCGGGCGAAGCCGTGCAACGGCTGGCGCTCGACCCGAACGACCACGGCGTGATCAGCGCGCATCTGGGTAACGGTTGCAGCGCGACCGCCGTGAAAAACGGCCGCGCTGTTGACACAACCATGGGTTTAACGCCGCTGGAAGGCTTGGTGATGGGCACGCGCTCGGGCGATGTTGACCCGGGTTTGCACGCCTATCTGGCCGACCGTTTGGGCTGGTCGTTGGCGCAAATTAATGACGCACTGAATCGCCAAAGCGGCTTGCTGGGTTTGTCGGGGTTGTCGAACGATATGCGCACCCTGATTGAAGCCGCCGACGCGGGCAACGCCGATGCTGAACTGGCAATCGATGTGTTCTGCTTCCGTCTGGCGCGCAAAATCGGCGGCCTGGCGATGAGCCTGAGCCGTCTCGATGCGCTGGTGTTCACTGGCGGCATTGGCGAAAACGCAGCACCGATTCGCAGCCGCGTGCTGGCGCATTTGGGTGTGCTCGGTTTTGAATGCGACGAAGCCGCCAACCTGAAACCGGGCGAACACGTCCGCATTACCCGAGCCGACTCCACCGCCGCGCTGGTTATTCCGACGCGCGAAGAATTCATGATCGCCCAAGACACCCAACGACTGACGCAACGCTAG
- a CDS encoding alpha/beta fold hydrolase, with amino-acid sequence MLLGVSLAADAAEQPEGFGQWVSGGFFIGHTQAGSRVVFNGIDIDVDADGYYLLPFEREQHGEQALSITLASGDVQHYQPIVRDRDFNIQRINGLDPNQVDPPPEVIDRIVAEAERNTAARAQVVAADDWREPFIWPIRGRISGVYGSQRILNGEPRQPHWGIDLARPTGTPVRAPAGGVITLAEPDQYFSGGTVMLNHGAGLSSSFLHLSRVDVAVGQRVEQGDLIGAVGATGRATGPHLDWRINAGPARIDAAYWVPPQDELCQPEGEGREAILLLHGLGRTEGSMNALAEDLRAAGYVTCNQPYPSRELSLPELAGYAANALDGLEQAGYERVHLVTHSMGGILARYLLQFRALPGEGNLVMLSPPNHGSEIIDAFGDYGWFQWLMGPAAAQLATDDASLVNRLQPIDTRTGIITGTRSSDPWFNFLFDGEHDGKVSVDSARLSEAEGFRLVDAGHTFIMRDAQVRALVIEFLRDGAFSN; translated from the coding sequence ATGCTTTTGGGTGTTTCGCTGGCGGCCGATGCGGCCGAACAACCGGAGGGTTTTGGTCAGTGGGTCAGTGGTGGATTTTTTATCGGCCACACCCAGGCCGGCAGCCGGGTTGTGTTCAACGGCATCGATATCGACGTGGATGCCGACGGTTATTATTTGCTGCCGTTCGAGCGTGAACAGCACGGCGAACAGGCGTTAAGCATCACCCTCGCCAGCGGCGACGTTCAGCATTATCAACCCATTGTTCGCGACCGCGATTTCAACATTCAACGCATCAACGGCCTCGACCCGAATCAGGTAGACCCGCCGCCCGAAGTGATCGACCGCATTGTCGCCGAAGCCGAACGCAACACCGCGGCGCGTGCGCAAGTCGTTGCGGCCGACGATTGGCGGGAACCGTTCATCTGGCCGATTCGCGGCCGCATTTCCGGCGTGTACGGCAGCCAGCGCATTCTCAACGGCGAACCGCGCCAGCCGCATTGGGGCATCGATCTGGCACGGCCAACCGGCACGCCGGTGCGTGCGCCCGCCGGGGGTGTGATCACGCTGGCTGAACCCGATCAGTATTTCAGCGGCGGCACGGTGATGTTGAATCACGGTGCGGGTTTATCGTCGAGTTTTCTGCATTTGTCGCGCGTCGATGTTGCGGTCGGTCAGCGTGTAGAGCAGGGCGATTTAATCGGCGCCGTGGGTGCCACCGGCCGCGCCACTGGCCCGCATCTGGATTGGCGCATCAACGCTGGCCCGGCGCGTATCGACGCCGCTTATTGGGTGCCGCCGCAAGACGAACTGTGCCAGCCGGAAGGCGAAGGCCGCGAAGCCATTTTGTTGCTGCACGGCCTCGGTCGCACCGAAGGTTCAATGAACGCGCTGGCGGAAGATTTGCGCGCCGCCGGTTATGTTACCTGCAACCAACCGTACCCCAGCCGCGAACTCAGCCTGCCGGAATTGGCTGGCTACGCGGCCAATGCGTTGGATGGTTTGGAGCAGGCCGGCTACGAACGCGTGCATCTGGTTACGCATTCAATGGGCGGCATTCTGGCGCGCTATTTATTGCAATTCCGCGCCTTGCCCGGCGAAGGCAATCTGGTGATGCTGAGCCCGCCCAACCACGGCAGCGAAATCATCGATGCGTTTGGTGATTACGGCTGGTTCCAATGGTTGATGGGGCCGGCGGCAGCGCAACTGGCGACCGACGATGCTTCGCTGGTTAACCGCCTGCAACCGATCGACACCCGCACCGGCATCATCACCGGCACCCGTTCCAGCGACCCCTGGTTCAACTTTTTGTTCGACGGTGAACACGACGGCAAAGTATCGGTCGATAGCGCCCGGCTGAGCGAAGCCGAGGGTTTTCGTCTGGTCGATGCCGGCCACACCTTCATCATGCGCGATGCGCAAGTGCGGGCGTTGGTGATCGAATTCCTGCGCGATGGGGCGTTTTCGAACTAG